The Blastomonas fulva genome contains a region encoding:
- a CDS encoding glycosyltransferase family 4 protein, which produces MKIAIVTDAWSPQVNGVVRTLTSVTDRLRALGHDVLVISPDQYASIPCPSYPEIRLALATRHGVGTRLTDFAPDAVHIATEGPLGIAARRFCLNHGYPFTTAYHTQFPDYLARRTGLPASVFWPFIRWFHAPATAILVSTETVRAQLRAQGLHQLVHWGRGVDLACFTPSAPVPALYADLPRPIQLYVGRVAVEKNIEAFLASEHPGSRVVVGDGPAREALARAYPHAHFVGAQTGAALAGFYAGADVFVFPSRTDTFGLVMIEAMACGTPVAAYPVSGPLDVLASASGVMDEDLTRAIAGALRLDRQACARAGRSFTWEASTRQFLNALVPITAPVALAA; this is translated from the coding sequence GTGAAGATCGCGATCGTCACCGATGCCTGGTCGCCGCAGGTCAATGGCGTGGTGCGCACGCTGACCTCGGTCACCGACCGGTTGCGCGCGCTGGGCCATGACGTGCTGGTCATCTCGCCCGATCAATATGCCTCGATCCCATGCCCCTCCTACCCGGAAATCCGGCTGGCGCTGGCGACGCGGCACGGCGTGGGCACGCGGCTCACCGATTTTGCCCCCGATGCAGTGCACATCGCCACCGAAGGGCCGCTGGGCATCGCCGCGCGGCGTTTCTGCCTGAACCATGGCTATCCCTTTACCACCGCCTATCACACCCAGTTTCCCGATTATCTCGCACGGCGCACGGGGCTTCCCGCCAGCGTCTTCTGGCCGTTCATCCGCTGGTTCCACGCGCCGGCCACCGCAATCCTGGTGTCGACCGAGACGGTGCGCGCACAGTTGCGCGCGCAGGGGCTGCACCAGCTGGTGCACTGGGGTCGCGGCGTGGACCTCGCCTGCTTCACCCCGTCCGCGCCCGTGCCTGCGCTCTATGCCGACCTCCCCCGGCCGATCCAGCTCTATGTCGGCCGCGTTGCGGTGGAGAAGAACATCGAGGCGTTCCTCGCCAGCGAGCACCCCGGATCGAGGGTGGTGGTGGGCGATGGCCCGGCGCGAGAGGCTTTGGCCCGCGCCTATCCGCACGCGCACTTCGTCGGCGCGCAAACGGGCGCCGCGCTGGCGGGCTTTTATGCGGGCGCCGATGTGTTCGTCTTCCCCAGCCGCACCGATACCTTCGGGCTGGTGATGATCGAGGCGATGGCCTGCGGCACCCCGGTCGCCGCTTATCCCGTCTCGGGCCCGCTCGATGTGCTGGCGTCGGCATCGGGGGTGATGGATGAGGACCTCACCCGGGCGATTGCGGGCGCGCTGCGGCTCGACCGCCAGGCCTGTGCCCGCGCCGGGCGCAGCTTCACCTGGGAAGCGAGCACCCGCCAGTTCCTGAACGCGCTGGTCCCGATCACAGCACCGGTCGCGCTGGCGGCATGA
- a CDS encoding UDP-2,3-diacylglucosamine diphosphatase yields MALDDFSNQISALIDGHGSSGVGGGFDNVAGFPDGQPYTPEPPLEARRRYRTIWISDVHLGTKGCNASLLIDFLDHVDSDTMYLVGDIIDGWRLKKKFYWPPAHNDIVWRILKRAKRGTRIVYIPGNHDEMFRQFSGLNFGGVEIRRAAFHETADGRRLMVLHGDEFDTIMLAHRWLAFVGDTLYHALMGMNLWVNWVRQRLGLSYWSLSKMAKHKVKNAVEFISRFEELVARAASERGVDGVVCGHIHTADIRTIGGVEYYNDGDWVEGCTALVEHFDGRMEVLHWADIMAERQAAETDQQARGALQPQAA; encoded by the coding sequence ATGGCACTGGACGACTTCAGCAATCAGATCAGCGCGTTGATCGATGGTCACGGCAGCAGCGGGGTCGGAGGGGGTTTCGACAATGTCGCAGGCTTCCCCGATGGCCAGCCCTACACCCCCGAACCACCGCTCGAGGCGCGCCGCCGCTATCGGACCATCTGGATTTCGGACGTGCATCTGGGCACCAAGGGCTGCAACGCCAGCCTGCTGATCGATTTCCTCGACCATGTCGACAGCGACACCATGTATCTGGTGGGCGACATCATCGATGGCTGGCGGCTGAAGAAGAAGTTCTACTGGCCGCCGGCGCACAACGATATCGTCTGGCGCATCCTGAAGCGCGCCAAGCGCGGCACGCGGATCGTCTACATCCCCGGAAACCATGACGAGATGTTCCGACAGTTTTCCGGGCTGAACTTCGGCGGGGTCGAGATCCGCCGCGCCGCGTTCCACGAGACCGCCGATGGCAGGCGGCTGATGGTGCTGCACGGCGACGAGTTCGACACCATCATGCTCGCGCACCGCTGGCTCGCGTTCGTCGGCGACACGCTCTACCACGCGCTGATGGGGATGAACCTGTGGGTCAACTGGGTCCGCCAGCGGCTGGGCCTGTCGTATTGGTCGCTGTCCAAGATGGCCAAGCACAAGGTCAAGAATGCGGTCGAGTTCATCTCGCGCTTCGAGGAACTGGTCGCGCGCGCCGCATCCGAGCGCGGCGTGGACGGGGTGGTGTGCGGGCATATCCACACTGCCGACATCCGCACCATCGGCGGGGTCGAATACTATAACGACGGCGACTGGGTGGAGGGCTGTACCGCCTTGGTCGAGCATTTCGACGGGCGGATGGAGGTGCTGCACTGGGCCGACATCATGGCCGAGCGCCAGGCCGCCGAGACCGACCAGCAGGCGCGCGGCGCCTTGCAGCCCCAGGCCGCGTGA
- a CDS encoding NAD(P)H-quinone oxidoreductase, translating into MSALATATVIPTVMQAIDYAEPGGPEVLVAVEMPVPVPAQGEVLVRVEAAGVNRPDVIQRQGFYPPPPGAPHVPGLEIAGTVVAVGPDTDDAMIGQPVCALVAGGGYAEYCVARADHCLTVPSGISMAEAAALPETLFTVWHNLFQRGYARDGETVLVHGGTSGIGSMAIMLGKLFDLKVIVTCGSDDKCAAALKIGAAHAINYKTHDFVEEVKTLTGGKGVEIVLDMVGGSYLPRNMACLADDGRNVTIAVQGGMKAEISVLEIMRRRLTLTGSTLRPRSNSFKALLADEISREVWPLVATGELSPIIHSRYPLRDAAKAHAQMESGDLVGKIVLEIG; encoded by the coding sequence ATGTCGGCTTTGGCAACAGCCACAGTGATACCAACGGTCATGCAGGCCATCGACTATGCCGAGCCCGGCGGGCCGGAGGTGCTGGTGGCGGTCGAGATGCCGGTTCCAGTCCCTGCGCAGGGCGAGGTGCTGGTTCGCGTGGAAGCAGCCGGCGTCAACCGCCCCGATGTCATCCAGCGCCAGGGCTTCTATCCGCCCCCGCCGGGCGCTCCGCATGTTCCCGGGCTGGAGATTGCCGGCACCGTGGTCGCGGTCGGACCCGATACGGACGATGCGATGATCGGCCAGCCGGTCTGCGCGCTGGTCGCAGGCGGCGGCTATGCCGAATATTGCGTCGCGCGCGCCGACCATTGCCTGACCGTTCCGTCGGGCATCTCGATGGCAGAGGCTGCGGCGCTCCCCGAAACACTGTTTACCGTGTGGCACAACCTGTTCCAGCGCGGCTATGCCCGCGATGGCGAGACCGTATTGGTGCATGGCGGCACCAGCGGCATCGGATCGATGGCGATCATGCTGGGCAAGCTTTTCGACCTCAAGGTCATCGTCACCTGCGGCAGCGACGACAAATGCGCCGCAGCGCTGAAGATCGGCGCGGCGCATGCGATCAACTACAAGACGCATGATTTCGTCGAGGAGGTGAAGACGCTCACCGGCGGCAAGGGCGTCGAGATCGTGCTCGACATGGTCGGCGGCAGCTATTTGCCGCGCAACATGGCGTGCCTGGCCGATGATGGCCGCAACGTCACCATCGCGGTGCAGGGCGGCATGAAGGCCGAGATTTCGGTGCTGGAGATCATGCGTCGCCGCCTGACGCTGACCGGATCGACTCTGCGCCCGCGCTCGAACAGCTTCAAGGCGCTGCTCGCCGACGAGATTTCACGCGAGGTGTGGCCGCTCGTCGCCACCGGCGAGCTCAGCCCGATTATCCACAGCCGCTATCCGCTGCGCGACGCCGCCAAGGCGCATGCGCAGATGGAATCGGGTGATCTGGTCGGCAAGATCGTGCTCGAGATCGGCTGA
- a CDS encoding DUF1192 domain-containing protein, which produces MEPDESLSRLRADAAQKLGSEDVDAYSLDELDTRIALCRAEIARCEARKAFATRHRASAEALFRKS; this is translated from the coding sequence ATGGAACCCGATGAGAGCCTCTCCCGGCTGCGCGCCGATGCTGCCCAGAAACTGGGCAGCGAGGATGTCGATGCCTATTCGCTGGACGAGCTCGACACCCGGATCGCGCTTTGCCGCGCCGAAATCGCGCGCTGCGAGGCGCGCAAGGCCTTTGCCACGCGCCACCGCGCCAGTGCCGAGGCGCTGTTCCGCAAGAGCTAG